The following is a genomic window from Cygnus atratus isolate AKBS03 ecotype Queensland, Australia chromosome 8, CAtr_DNAZoo_HiC_assembly, whole genome shotgun sequence.
GTTAATGATTTGAAGTTTTTTGCTAAAATCTCTGtgctaaataaataatcaaCAAAGCAACATGCTACTTATCACAGGAAAAGTGAAAGTGAAATAATACTGAACTCCTCACTTACCAGACAAAGAAACCATTATAACTTCTCCCTTGCTCAACTTTACCATCATGTTCTCCGTTTATTTTACCCAAGATACAGTGTTTTGGTCAACTAATGTTTCCAGTTCTCTACTGATAAATCATTAaaagaacagataaaaaaaagCTACATCTACCCAACTGGAAAGCCTCAGtttgcaggaaggaaagaatcCTATTCTCCAGCAGCCCACAGAAgacatgctgtttttttcaggcaaGTTACAGAAGAAGAATATCTggttggtaaaaaaaaaaaaaaaaaaaaaaaacacacaacttttTCACTCTAAAACCAGGATTAGAAAGATTTGCCTTTTTaggaaaaactgaagtatttcaatttgatgttaaatattttcctcattaaCTCAACTGGCACAGTTCATTTGTTAGTTGTCAAATTCCGTTACCTCAGCCACAGATAATTATAGGGCCCCATTCATAACTGTTAGTATTATGCAAGcacatgtttatttttacctgGTTGTTCATCACAACCGAACAGGTTCTACCTAGTATTCAGCAGtaaatattaaacagaaagcaatacACAGTGTCAGATTTGGCAAGCTACTCCTTTAgcattgtttttcaaataattaagcCTCTAAAAGACACACTTCCTTTATTAAACAACCTCCTGTCTTAAAGGACAACCACATACATCCAGAAGACATTAAAGGTAATTCTGTTCCACCTCTGTCATTTTAGAAAGCCACCTTTGTTAAGAAATTGATTGCCACACTTTCATAGTCCCCTAAAAGAACTTCTGAGCACGCTGGACttgttgctgttatttctttaaaggaagACAAGAGCATAAGTGAAAAAGTACTACGCAGTGCCAGTTTTACTAACCTACACTAGGTAAtaacaagaaaaccaaaagaaCCAAAAAAGTCATGGGTATAAAACTAAGATCTTACTCCTCAGTTTCAAGAATCCTGCAGCATTATAAGGTGTTGTCCaaataagaaatacataaatgcaAGCTCTACATACACATTACAAAGGATCCTGCAAGAATTCCTCAAGACTAGAAATAGCTCtgacaattaaaaacatcattctaaaaaaatgaatgtattagTATAGATTGTCCAGAAAGTCGATTACAGAATTGTTTCATTAGCACAATTCTCAGCGGATGGGGACATCTTTGTCCGTATCAGTCAGGAGCTGCATATTAGAACCCTGCTGGCTATGGCTGTATTCCAACAAAGCTCAAACTAGTACACATCTTCACTCAGGATAGACAGGCCCTAAGCAAGCATGAGTTTCCCCCAGCAGCCACGATTTTAAACCAAACAAGAATTAACCTATGGTGCAAGAGTATGTTTGCCTAAAACATCAAAATTAGTCAACAGACATTAATCAGCTTGAAATATTATGtgcttaaaatgtcattaacaATTCTGTCGGTTTGAACAAACGCTGCTTTGCACAAGTCTCGAACATTTAAATGAAGTAGTTTGCAAACCAGCAGTGTTAAAGCCCAGAAACAGGGTCCAAGCCCAAACATTTCAGAACTGTTAAGCCTGCCAAATACCTCAACTTATTGTTGGTCTAGGGTGTGTCTTCTTCCTTACTGAGGTTCGTTTTGTGCCCACTTTGGATTGGTAAACTCAAACATATGCAGAAAAGGAGCTACAttccatgcaaaaaaaaaaaaaaaccaaaaaaaaaccaaccctcagtgctgctgaatattcacttaaaaaacatgcaagaaaaattTGCTGTGCTACCTCTCACAGTCAGCATCCTctggaaatgaaacaagaatTAAATGAACAGAATCCCTCTCCAAAGTACTATGTACTTGTATGTTTTCTGTGAATTAATGGGTTCTTTGGAAATGTTGTCAAGACAGCGAGAAACATCATCTTACCTGACTGCATAGTCAAGTCCATTTTTTGTGGCTGATACATCAATGGACTGTCTTCATTTAATGGAAGAACACATTTCTGAACAAACCTCTTTCTCGCAGTTTGATTATGAATCTTCTGAGGAGAAATATCAGGATTCCTTTCTTCTcctaaccttttatttttcagaagttctaTCAGTGTAagtgattgatttttttttcatcatgtagtactgcttttgtttcatcACATTCATTTAGGAAACTCAGCCCTTCTTCCTCCGATGCAGACACAGATGTATCTTCAGTTTTTAGGCCATTATGGTATGCTTCAAGAGGTATAACATTCTGAGATAAAAAGTCATCATTTGATGCAAATTTCTGAGCAACAAACGGTCTGGGAATAATGCGGCAACTATTCAAAGCCTTTAGAATTTTTTCATACTTCTCTTCATTTTGCATCATCTCATTCAGAACACAGATCGGAGACTTGTGAGCATCCCACTTGGTTTTGCCAAGCCTCTTCAGGTGTCCTCGCACATGATTTGACAATCCAATTTTAGTATCAAACCAGCCTCCACAGAGCTGACACGTATGCTCAGAGGAAGTTTCAGATTTCTCAACtgctataaagaaaataattttcatgtattttgacAATTATGTACTGTTAAATATTACTATAGCAAATCACAAGAACAGGCTTtacaataaaatgaagcaaGTCTTGTTTATTGTTCAACTTAGTGTCCTTTGTCCCCTCTAATTTACAcccaaattaaagaaaaaaagaaacacatacCTTTTCTAACACGCTTAACAGGAGTTCCTGTTccagttcttttaaaatgttgcattttgtcACTTGTTGCTATCTGTTCTGGTGAAACAACATGACGGGCTTCATAGCTCAATCCAGCTCTGTGAAGATGCCCTCTGACATGATTGGACAATCCAACACCTGTTTCAAAGGTTGCTGGGCAGTATGGGCAGGACTTCTTTTCAAGCGACAAATCAGTCCAATGGAAAACTGAATTATGTTTTGGCAATGCTGATCCTACGTTTTCTAAATTCTGAGGATCATGCAGCTCATGGAGGAAGTTACTACCCTCAGCATCTTCgtaatattcaaaataaaagccatCATTCTGCTCATAACTAAGCGAAGATTTATCAACAGTTTCATGATCTTCCATTTTACCTTTGAATATGGGGAATAGGCTTACATGCTCCTGATTAATATCATTGTAAGATTCGTCCTCCACAGACTGTGTAGTGTAATCACATAGTTCAACATTATCCCATGAACTTTCATCCTCCGTTTCatagctgtcttttttttcagcagagttaagtttctgtaaaacaacaacagtcATTTTATGCAGAAAATCTGGATAGCAATccaaataatttcctttaacAGAGCCTTCCCTCTTGGATTCTTTAACCACTCTTTTTACAGCTACATGCCTACGACCTTTATAGCCTTTTGCCCTTTTGCAATCAAGATTATCTGAATCCACGACAAAACAATTATTATGGGGACTTCTATGTAAAGAACTGACAGAGTTGgactcttccttttttaaatgcaaaggaTAAGAGTCACTAGATTTTTTAATCATCCTGTAGTTTTCATATTTGTGTCTATATAAATAATTACTGCTTGTTTTGACACtagctttctgctttgctgcttgaTGAAAACATTTAGGTTTCTGGTCAATGCTATTTCTAATCAAAAAGGTCTTGTTTGTAGAATTTAGATTGCACACACTTACAGATGACTGTGAAACACTTTTCCGGGCCTTCTGTATCCTGTAGGGTCTCTTGTGAAGTTTGGTGAAGTTACTGGACTGTGAAGTAGAGCCAAAAGATCTTTTTACATCCTGTTTTAAAACTGAGTTTTTTGGAAATGTAGATTGTTTCATCAACTGCTTTGTCCTGCTACCAAAATCTAAAGATTCTTCTAAAATGctgcctttcctcttttctagtCTAAGATGGCTACCAAAGGGATCAATGCAAGATGTTGGATGCAGGtattccatgtgtttttttaaaatgcttctagCCGAAGTTGTAAATGGACACATCTTACACATATACGTTGATGACTTTTTTGAGGATCCTAAATATGGATCTTTCATGGATgcctttttctgtgatttcctcTGGGACACGTCACTACCAATAATGGAACATTTGACTACTGCTCCATGAGCAATCCCTCGATGGCATTcaagttcattttctgtcacAGCCATGAAATTGCATTCCTCACAGCAATaatatcttttatctttttcatggGTCTTTGCATGCTGCACAAATGTTTTGGGACAATTAGTACCAAATACACATTGGGGGCACTGTAACCGTGCACTCCTACCCTCATCCTGAAGTTCTTTAAGCTCACGGATTTCTTCCATCAgtttctgccttctttcctgGTGAATTATCATATGTTTAAGAAGTGAATTACGATCTCGAAATGTCCTTCCACATTCCCTACATGCATAGGGCCTTGGGACATTGAGATGTCGGAAATGGCTGTTCCCATCTAAATGGTACATCATATGCCTATGCAGATGTTTCTTCTCCCTAAAATTCACATTGCACTTTGTACAGGGATAAAATGATGGTTCATCAGTACTGAAAGTAGATGGTGATTCAGAATCATTCtgttcacatttattttttaaagtattggaAAGAAAAGTGCTAGTGTGAACAGGAGAAGCATCTTCTGCACAGCTACCAGTGGGACTATAAATGAGTTGTTGGATAGCATCAACAGCTTCCAGCTCTTCATCTGTGGATTCAGGCTTTACTTTActcaatgaatatttttgtggttCTACCATTTGTAGCTCTTCATTCTGTTCTAAGAAGTCAACACTTAACAGTTTTGATTTACTAGGAATATAACTGGTATCACCAAAACAGTCTTCAGTATAGCGTGTTATTTTACTaacatccatttttctttttctctttttttctaaacctACTTTACAGTGAATTGGAGACTTCTCtattgtttcttcatttgtcaTAAGAAACTGTATAAACTCTTTTTGTGGATCCCAGGTGGGATCACATCCCGATCTGAAACCACCTGTACCTGAGGAAATGCCTGTTAATGTATCAACACAATCATCTTTTACCAGTAAATTTTTATCATCCTCACAAACTTCTACTTGGCCTACTAAAGTGCTATCTACACTATTACCTACTGATTTCTGTGAATCACAACCAATTGAAGCAGAGGTAGGTAGATTTTTAATGGAATGAGTCATGTTCTTAGCATGTGCTACATCaggtaacaaaaataaaacttggtgctgatttgatttttgtgttgtACTCTTTGCAGGCAGCTGAAGGTCTTGAACCACTGTCAAAGTTGAGCAGGAATCTGTATGATGACCTACAGGCTGTCCAGTGGTTAATGAAACACTGCCTTTATTCATAATGGAAGTCTTAGTTGAGGTGGAGTGTGAAACTGGTCCATTAACAGCAGTTCCTCTAGACAAGATAAAGTTTTCACTAGAAACAGTAGGAGCACCAGTGTGTATAAATAGAGAAGTCTGGCCTCCACTTAAGGCTTTTTCAGATCTGTCCCTTGATAGCTCCTCAGGCAGAGTCAGTGTATTGTTCTTCTGAAATGACGTGTCGCTCTCTTGTGATTTAGGAATGCCACCTTCTTCCTCAGATATGAAATTATCATCACacagaatttcttcttcttctttagCACCAGTGACTTCAGTATTTATCTCTAAGTCATCCATGTTGCTGGTCTGTCCATTAAGCACATTTAGactaaaaaaaacaagaaaagaatcaGGCAATCACAGAGATAAAGTGTCAATTTTAACGTACAACTTTTTCCAGGAACAGCCTTCTTCACACTgcaatcagaaaaaataagttttgaatAAGAATATGCATTTTTAGTAAGTTTAAGACATTCAAgacatgtttaaaattaataaatgaagCAATCAAAAACTATACATTTTTTGCTATGGTACATTACCTACAAAAATACCAAACACCTACaagcaagatggaaaaaaatacgaTTAACAAAAGCTGCGCAAATACATTCTACATGCACAGTAACATGAACCCAGAGTTTATCTTTAGTTGCTTTCTAGAGGCAAAACAAGTTAGCAGTAAAAGCTATCCAGACATCTGCTAGTCAttttagtgacttttttttaaactatactTCCATTTAGCACCTAGGAAATAAACTAATCTTTACATATCTCAAGGTATCACTTTTTTCAATGTGCTTGTATACAACTGACATGATGATGCACACAAGCTTGTAGAGTGTTTACTTTGGTATTAATTGAGAAAACACATAACTAGCCCAATTTTGAACATGTGATTACTgatggaaaaagcaaagaatcaAACTAGAGTTAACCAAATTAGAGTTGTGCTAAAAGGAGTCATTATCTAGACTCtctgaattaaaatgttataaCTCACAACAAATATCCATGGCTCCTTGCAATGGTCCTTCATTGAAATCAAGGAAGAC
Proteins encoded in this region:
- the ZNF644 gene encoding LOW QUALITY PROTEIN: zinc finger protein 644 (The sequence of the model RefSeq protein was modified relative to this genomic sequence to represent the inferred CDS: inserted 1 base in 1 codon) is translated as MDDLEINTEVTGAKEEEEILCDDNFISEEEGGIPKSQESDTSFQKNNTLTLPEELSRDRSEKALSGGQTSLFIHTGAPTVSSENFILSRGTAVNGPVSHSTSTKTSIMNKGSVSLTTGQPVGHHTDSCSTLTVVQDLQLPAKSTTQKSNQHQVLFLLPDVAHAKNMTHSIKNLPTSASIGCDSQKSVGNSVDSTLVGQVEVCEDDKNLLVKDDCVDTLTGISSGTGGFRSGCDPTWDPQKEFIQFLMTNEETIEKSPIHCKVGLEKKRKRKMDVSKITRYTEDCFGDTSYIPSKSKLLSVDFLEQNEELQMVEPQKYSLSKVKPESTDEELEAVDAIQQLIYSPTGSCAEDASPVHTSTFLSNTLKNKCEQNDSESPSTFSTDEPSFYPCTKCNVNFREKKHLHRHMMYHLDGNSHFRHLNVPRPYACRECGRTFRDRNSLLKHMIIHQERRQKLMEEIRELKELQDEGRSARLQCPQCVFGTNCPKTFVQHAKTHEKDKRYYCCEECNFMAVTENELECHRGIAHGAVVKCSIIGSDVSQRKSQKKASMKDPYLGSSKKSSTYMCKMCPFTTSARSILKKHMEYLHPTSCIDPFGSHLRLEKRKGSILEESLDFGSRTKQLMKQSTFPKNSVLKQDVKRSFGSTSQSSNFTKLHKRPYRIQKARKSVSQSSKLNSAEKKDSYETEDESSWDNVELCDYTTQSVEDESYNDINQEHVSLFPIFKGKMEDHETVDKSSLSYEQNDGFYFEYYEDAEGSNFLHELHDPQNLENVGSALPKHNSVFHWTDLSLEKKSCPYCPATFETGVGLSNHVRGHLHRAGLSYEARHVVSPEQIATSDKMQHFKRTGTGTPVKRVRKAVEKSETSSEHTCQLCGGWFDTKIGLSNHVRGHLKRLGKTKWDAHKSPICVLNEMMQNEEKYEKILKALNSCRIIPRPFVAQKFASNDDFLSQNVIPLEAYHNGLKTEDTSVSASEEEGLSFLNECDETKAVLHDXKKNQSLTLIELLKNKRLGEERNPDISPQKIHNQTARKRFVQKCVLPLNEDSPLMYQPQKMDLTMQSALDCKQKKSRSRSGSKKKMLPLPHSADEVYILRCRFCGLVFRGPLSVQEDWIKHLQRHIVNANLPRTGAGMVEVTSLLKKPASITETSFSLLMAEAAS